From the genome of Paracoccus seriniphilus, one region includes:
- a CDS encoding Hsp20 family protein — MATRHDFAPLFRSSIGFDRMLDALEAASRLDTPDKWPPYDIVKTGEDDYRIDMAVAGFTENDLTLTQDKNMLIVSGHREDSDKDGNSYLYRGIAGRSFERRFELADHVRVEGASLSDGLLTVKLKREIPEELRPRRIEIASQASDKGGQPAQITTSSGREPAAA, encoded by the coding sequence ATGGCAACACGACATGATTTTGCACCGCTGTTCCGCTCCAGCATCGGCTTTGACCGGATGCTTGATGCGCTGGAAGCTGCCAGCCGGCTGGACACGCCGGACAAATGGCCACCATATGACATCGTCAAGACAGGCGAGGACGACTATCGCATCGATATGGCGGTGGCAGGCTTCACCGAAAACGATCTGACCCTGACCCAGGACAAGAACATGCTGATCGTCTCGGGACACAGGGAAGATTCCGACAAGGACGGCAACAGCTACCTGTATCGTGGCATCGCCGGTCGATCATTCGAGCGCCGCTTCGAACTTGCGGATCACGTTCGGGTCGAGGGCGCCAGCCTGTCGGACGGCTTGCTGACCGTGAAGCTCAAGCGCGAGATCCCCGAGGAACTCAGGCCCCGCCGGATCGAGATCGCCTCTCAGGCCAGCGACAAGGGCGGCCAACCCGCGCAGATCACGACATCATCGGGGCGCGAGCCTGCCGCCGCCTGA